In the genome of Lactuca sativa cultivar Salinas chromosome 3, Lsat_Salinas_v11, whole genome shotgun sequence, the window cccattttatttttattgtcattttacaagtatttttacaaagagatttttcatagagttataaattgaaccaatctccgtggattcgatccctttaccactatacactattttagtgtgtaatatttagagttattatttgtgttggcctcgacaaccaccattaGATCTTCTGGTACTTCACCCTTTGGATAAGGTTGTGGGTTTCCTTAAGGGTGTATTGTGgtaaattcaataggtattgtcgtGAGGGGTGTATGTGGGTTGGACAAGATAACAATGGAGCACTTGGTTTAAGTCATATGCAtggttcttatttatgttatAGCCTTTTAATAGGAACAAGAGTGTGACTACCTATCTTATTCTCTGTTTGAGAGTTGAGTGCGACCATGTTTTTGTCTGATTTTGCATTTATAGCAGCTTACACTGTGAAGGGAGTTGTGCGTGATAAAAGGGTATGGCATGGGTTGTGTTCGGTCAGCGTCGAAAGGGATGTTGAATGGGTTTCATGCAAGACAGTGGGTTGATGGTTGAGTATCTTTAGACCTTGTGGCACTGGTCATGAGTCTTCAGTCTAGTAATGGAACGACGGCAAGATTGGCATAGTACCGTTAGCTTATCGTTTTAATGGTTAGAAGGTGTCACGATGTATCGTGAACCATTAGTTGTATGATTCTTGTAGGCGAGACCCGATAATTTTTTGGTCGAGACTCTTAGGTCTCAGATCGTTAGTCTTATTGGCATGGTTGTATGTCAGTGCGTTGTATTTGGGATTCGGGAGACTTGGTGACCAATTGGTTTGGATCATGTGGTCATAAAAAGTTATTTAAGTTGATATATTATTTGTGCACCGGAAGTAGCTTAATGAATGTTTTCTATGGTGGACACGTTTTCTTGTGGGACTTTATTGGGATTTTGGTTACCAATGTTGGGTATCTGTGCTGGAATCTCAAGGCATGGAGTTCATTGTAGATATATCGAGTGTTTTTTCAGGTGGATGTACACCTGAGCTGATGAGGGATTTCGATGCAACGTGCGAATTCTTGGATTAACCATCCTTGTAACATCCAAGTTTTGGTAAGTTTCCCTTTTAGTCCTTTATGCAAATTCTTTTCAATTTGGTCCTTTGGTTAGTACGCGAGCCTGATGACTAACAGATTTGTATACCAAGCGGGGCTCGATGTTGGGCTGGGCCCAACAACAGCCGGGGGCCAGTATGtggttattatgtatggtatgtggtatcttagggaactcactaagttttgtgcttacggttttcaacttatgtttcaggtacttctggtgcaAGGAGGAAGAGCTTATggtgattgcagagcacacaccatattATTCCGAgttttgtgatttactctgatttatGATGATGTATTGATACACTTTGCTCCACCTTGGTTTCATGATGAAGATTTGAAATACAATTTTTATtaacttaaaaatgaaaatttttggtatatatttttaggacgttacaatcCTTATGCTCGTGAGGGCAGCGGGTGGGTGATGACTTGTCAGGAAGTCAAGAGTATATTTAAGGGTTTTGGGCAGAATTCTCGATCGATATATTTTGAGTATTCTTTCAGCATGTTTTGGTGGTGTTCCTAGTCAGGTACTAGGGGTAGGTGCGACAAAAGGATGATCATCAGTCTTAGGGTAAGGTTTCTGAAGAATAGACTAATGGGTTCCCGGTTTCGGGGAGTATATCGACGAGGATGGTTTGTGCTTGTAGTTATGATAGTTCCCAGTTTGTGTGGTTTTCTCTCAAATTTGGGTCATacagttagagagagaaagaaaatttGTTGCAGTTGAGAATTTTCAGGTTATTAGGTTGTTTGTTGATGGTTGTGGGTTTTCGAGTGGTCTCTCGAGTTTTCTTTATAAGATACCTTGGTTTTGAAATGGTTAGATGGAGTTTATGGAATATGTTGGTGTTGTTTCAGAAATCGCAATCGAGACGGATTTTGAAGATgaaatctagtttaagtgggggagagttgtaacatcctgtttcgagaagtttcttatttcaggattgtggacaataaatggatcaagtaaaggccttgggcttcaagggaatagggtttagatcttattggatgttgataatacTGGTTAGGTGATCCAAGCACATGGTTTGTGTTGGAGTCAACGGGTAAAACAGGAAAAGTGATATTTCAGACTTCtttcatgaaatatggatttttgttcaggaagtttttagtccaatatatctagataatattgtcgggctcttcaatacctttccatggatataaagatcgtcgaaaacTGAGTTGAAACaaaaaagttatgattgtttgaagtttGGAAGGTTTTGGGGTGAgtcgagtacgctgggtgtatagCGTGTACGTTGGACTAGGCAATGGAAGATCGTGGGGGATCAACTTgttacgttgggtgtaccaggagtacgttgggcgtacgcaatcagaacccaaaccctaatttcggggttttgagacctatttaagctccttaacttccccaaactcTTATTTCtttcagcctccatcctctatAACCCTAATATCAAAACCTTAGTCCCATTTGTGAGATCCTTGAGTTTTATAAGTGctttggtgtgttcttggagcATCTTGGAGAAGGATAAGCTCATAGGAGAAGTGTCAGTTGCATTGgaacttgtagatccagaccttgttcaccttgatttttcttctagaggtataaagcttgaatcttgatgatgtatttgttagatctagctagtattggatgttatgagcttttggtcactttagtgcatacaGGTTCTGGTGAGTTTTCTTCACTGTActtgtaggtcgaaggcaccaatttcgacccactaggttatgtatcctggGATGTTGCTATATTgtggtgatatgttagatctgtgtCCTGGTATATAAGATGTTGCTATGCGGTAATGATCTATAGATCTGTTTGTTTGTCtattgactggttatatgtttatctgttgcatatgtcgacatggtATGGTTTGGGGTTGAGGCTTTACAGTTGTGTGCGTGAGCCAACAGACCATGGGTAATCCAGCCCGCTGGTTGTGGACCCGAGGGTATTCTAAttcgatgactgattggacccgtTGCATATTGGTATtctagtccgatgactgattgggccgAGGCATTCCAGTCTGATAACTGATTAGGTCGGGGGTAATCTAGCTCGATGGTTGTGGACCCAAGGGTATTCTAGtttgatgactgattggacccagcatgcatgattgtatatgttatatgtttgtatggtggtattttggggaaactcactaagcttcgtgcttacaatttgattgttatggtttcaggtacttcagatgattggGGGAAAACAAATGTGTGATCATACACATCCTTCGTCAAcatgtttcttgaagattttgtgaTACAATGATCTTGGGATATTTGTAGTTGATACTTGGTTTTGATATGGGTTTTGTTTGAAAACGACGATTTCTCTTAATTtaaaaagacaaaacttcaaaaatggtccctatactttttgaaaatatcaagtttagtcccttagttcaaaaaacctcacagatggtccctgtggtttcaaaacttttaacaaatggtccttttcaCTAACGCCGTTAACTTTTGACCGTTAAGTGAAGGGCATTTTTGTCTCTtcactaccacagggaccatttatgacgttttgtcttatttttttttttaaaaaaaaagaaaaataataattgtttaatattaactctctctctctctcacacacacacacagagatcaTCACTAGGGTTAAGATCACAACAATGGCCGATAAAATCAATTCCGTGTTTCAATTGGGTCGGAATCTCATGTTAGAACGACAATGTTACTGGAATCAAAATTTCAGGGTTTAGGCGAACACGAGCTGGAAGAAAAAACCCTCAATTTGCAGTCGATTCACTTGCAAATTTAACTAATTTGGTGTCCTTCAACACTTCTCGATTCACTCTACCTGGTTCAGTCCCTAATGGATCAAGTCTTCAGCTTCAAACGAAGTAGAATGACTTAATCACCGAAAAAACACAGCAACAACCGAGTTGCTGCCTCCCTCGACTTCACCTTCTTCTTTCTTCTATTTCAATGATAAGCCGACCCAACCACCCCCTGATCACCACCGTTCCCAGTTGAAGAAACCCACCATCGCAACAGGTCCTAGTAAGTTTTGTTCAACAAAGAAGAAAGGTAGCCGAGAACCTCCGACTTCCCTCCTGTTTCCTTCTGTTTTCGAATCCCAAGCAAATCCCTCTCTATATCCTTCTTCCTCCATCGAGCTTCAGGTAGAGATTTTCCTGCGAAATCACAGGGTAAAAACCCCtcttgttttctttttttttcttgttgaACCTCcatgagcatcatcatcatcatcgaacCCACCACCGAACACCATCCTCCCCCTTCTCTTCCCCTTCGGAACCTCCGTGTACGACGATTTAGACACAAAAGCAATCTCTGATAACAATTTTAGATCCAGATGCAAGTATGGAGTCGGGGAATTTTAAACCCATATGAAATAATGATCCTGGGTTCGCTTTTTTCTAATTAGATTCGAGCAAATTGCTTTAAATGTGGAGGAAGGTCATACGACGGTCCATGGCTAGAAATTACATATAGCTGGGTGATGGAGTGGCAGTGGTTTTCCATGGGAATACCAATCAAGGTATAAGCCATCTAAGCACCTCCAAATCTTGGGTTTTTGGTTTCCAAGTTTTGATTTTGGTTACCAGATGAAGTTGATGCTTTTCGTTATCTGGCataaacgagagagagagagagagagagagagagagagagaattatatattaaaataattattttttagttttctttttatttaaaataatagaaaaccttcataaatggtccctggatattgaaatgacaaaaatgccccttacttaacggtagaaagctgacggaaggactaaacattaaaagttttgaaaccacatggaccatctgtgaggttttttgaacttagggactaaacttgatattttcaaaaaccacaaggaccatttttgaagttttgtcatttaaaaataaaaaattttactgtgattttgggttgttacaattcaATTTGTCCCTTATAACACTAAACCACTACAAACAAGAATAACATAACACATTACATACATAGACCAAAATGCAAAACAAATGAATAATCCCCCTTGATAGCTTCTTCCTTCACCTTTTACTAACAtagaacaaaaaaaaacaacTCAAAAATTCAACACCATGCTTCCTTGTTTTTTTTAGGTTTCTTCAAGGAAATATTTTTACTGTAACAGACCTAGAATTCCAACAAGTACCCTACGACACATAGGGGGTCCAACCAGTGAATCTACAACTTGATTGAGGTGTGGTCGTGCGGTGCATGACCATAACCTCCTTTTCAGGATTTAGGTATGTCCACAACGTTACGACAATGACCAACCTTCCACAAAAACATAAAACCATTTTCCATCCGCTAGAGAGAGATGGGGAAGAAAAGAAAGGTTGAAAGCGTTAGGAAGAAGAGAAATGATGAAATTGTTTGTCTTTTAGGGAGGAAGAGTTTAAACTAAGCTAGTGAACGTTGGCATAGTGAAATTATGGATATACCCTCGTGTAAGGGCCACATTGGCAAGACTAACGTCTAAAATCAGATAACAttgcaaaaaaaaataaataaataaaaataaaaataaaaaaccaaagatagaaattttggaaaccacatggaccaaacAATATTTTTTATAGTTCTCAAAGTATTAAATCTggtaaaccacaaggaccaaccGTGTGATTTCATTTTTAGATTATgacaaatattatattatatctacttagcatcaaaatttaaaagttaatttatcttttatataattttgatttgatttgtcattttattttattagaacttcaaaattaacattttaccttttgaatttttattattattattaaaatatccTATTAGCTGAATATAACTACAGTAAATGCTACTTTATATATTGGAAATAAAGAAAACATTGTTGcatttaatttaatatttcattttccttttaaTCCCTTTACTAATAAAAAAAGTAgctcttttgtcatgtgtcatcatattagacattttaattaatgtgttgccacttgtcaatttattagtttttcattttaaatttattagacctcctcattaatgtgattgtattttaaattttaaattttaaattattgttttcattaattcactaataaaaaatatctaatatatattaaaaattaattttatatatttatttgaatcaatgattataatttcacataactaataaaaatatctcttaaattaataatttatttaaaataacttattaataattttgagtttttactataaaagttttgattaattttataaccaagATTCtccgggttataaactagtaaatatatataCTAGTTGATTGTGGGTCTTTTTAACGGCAAGCAAAATAAAAAGGCACAAACAAGGAGGTCAAGCCAATTACAAAAAAACGTTTGAAATGGGAGACAACACTGACGATGCCAATCTATCAACTTAATATTAGTTCTATGCTTAATCCCATTAAAAGTGCACATACAACTTAAAAACATTACTGTGAAAAGATTAAAAgggattaacaaaaaaaaaaacatggctATGATCTTGAAACACATTTAATTCCTACGAAGCATGACCAAATGTGATTGAGACCAAGATGTAGAAAGGTCGAATCCAGATTTCATGAGAATCAAAACAACATTACACATAACATCTTCACAGAAAAAAAAATAGCATGTAACCAATGAATAACTAAGTCTAATCATTGGACAATTTGGGCTTATCAGCCATAATGAGACTTTCAATGCCTGGAGGAGGATCAAGTACATCTgcataatcatcatcatcatcttcttcttcatccatgGCAAGTTGTGCAAGAAACCTTGCACACTTGTTTTCTTCAGGAGTTATGGAACTGAGAGTAATTTCGTTTTTCTTGACCAGCTTTAGGCAATCTGAGATCTTTTCCATCCAAACTGAGCTTCTTGTATACATATCAGGTTTCTCAAGAGCTTTGAAAGCATCTAAAGAATCAGTTTCCAATGTGGTGTTTTGTAATCTTAAGCAATCAATTAACTCGACTCCTTTTAAAATGGCTAATAATTCAGCTTCAATGCACATTGAAGCAGTTCCAAGATGACCTGTAAACCCTCTGATCCAGCACCCATTTTCGTCCCTCAAGATTCCTCCATATCCGCTTGATCCCTGGTCACCACTGCTAACACAACGTGTATTTAGCTTGTATGAACCTGCaattcatataaaaaaaaaaaaaaaagtctcaACTTTTAATTCACCCATTTAGTCTAAAGAAAACTAATCTCAATGAAGAATACCACATACCCATTGAAGAACCCATATTTGGAAGTAGGTTAGCATACCCGAGGGTGATCAATGCATGAGATACGTCTTATAAAACAAGAGAGAGGCTTTTCTTTTTCCAAGTTTTGTCCTTTCAGCTGCCTGGTAGGAGAGAGACGGAGAGACACTAGGACAATAATTACCCATGGTCATTTTGGTATTTTCCAGGAAGTTACTTACTTATTCATATGAAAATAATGCAATTAATAGTTCGTTTAGCTTTTATCAAAGTACAAAACAGACCCACAATAAACTTCATATGCTCAAATCAATTAAATAGTAAGACCTTCCATATGCCTTGAGATATCTATCTATCTATTACATACATAATTGTTGAAGATGAACTTCAATAATCAAACCATAAAGCTACTAGTATGATCTAAACTATAATTACATTTCAAAGTTGAAATGCAACCCACATTGTAGGatttgtatttaatattaatattaaaacatCATAGTGATCGTCCACAAGAGAGAGGGATAGGGATGTTTATTGGCTTTGCTCTGTCTCCACATTCCTGTTAACATAATCCAGATATCCCTGCCAAACACCCATAAATAACTAATGAATTCCCATTTTAGATtagtattctttaagaataacaTCAACGTCATAATGTTTTATTCACCTGTTCAACAActgtattatattatattatgagttttttttttttgtaatttgaataCCTGCAGTATTCCAACAGCAGCAAATTTGTCGTTTATTGTTTTCGCTTCCACTGTGGAGAATTTCAATGGCTCCAACAATAGATCCACATTCTGTTACCCGACTCAATTTTCATTGTGACAACATTCAAATTTTCAAGAAGAAGCCGATATTTGTGACATAAATGTCAAAAAAATAATAGATATATTGTTCAATAGAAAATAGGGGATGTGAATATATTATGAGA includes:
- the LOC111920882 gene encoding uncharacterized protein LOC111920882, whose product is MGSSMGSYKLNTRCVSSGDQGSSGYGGILRDENGCWIRGFTGHLGTASMCIEAELLAILKGVELIDCLRLQNTTLETDSLDAFKALEKPDMYTRSSVWMEKISDCLKLVKKNEITLSSITPEENKCARFLAQLAMDEEEDDDDDYADVLDPPPGIESLIMADKPKLSND